The following proteins are co-located in the Imtechella halotolerans genome:
- a CDS encoding ABC-F family ATP-binding cassette domain-containing protein: MLNIHNLSVSFGGTFLFEEVTFRLNAGDRVGLVGKNGAGKSTMLKLLSKEVEPDTGVIASDKEVRIGFLKQDIDFVQGRTVLEEAYEAFEEIRILERNINEINHQLASRTDYESEGYHDLMVSLNDITHRYEILGGYNYQGNTERVLQGLGFQREDFQKLTDTFSGGWRMRIELAKLLLQDNDVLLLDEPTNHLDIESIIWLEQFLKNYSGVVVIVSHDKMFLDNVTNRTIEISLGKIYDYNKPYSQYLLLREELRGQQLAAQKNQEKQIQQTERLIEKFRAKASKASMAQSLIKKLDKIDRIEVDEDDNSVMSIQFPVSIQPGKVVVEIEKASKNYGSKHVLEHIDLLIERGTKTAFVGQNGQGKTTLAKMIVGEIPFEGQIKLGHNVQLGYFAQNQADYLDGEISILETMVNAANERNRSKVRDILGSFLFRGDDVEKKVKVLSGGERNRLALAKLLLQPFNVLVMDEPTNHLDIKSKNVLKQALHNFEGTLILVSHDRDFLQGLTNKVYEFKNKQIKEYLGDINFYLEERNVQHMREIEMKDEISVVKEKTVGKDQLSYEQQKKQKSLQNKLSKVESQIATLEKEIAEIDVEMAINYEAVIAQPNFFDTYQKKKDTLEALMFDWESIHEELEG; encoded by the coding sequence ATGTTGAACATACATAATTTATCGGTTTCATTTGGAGGTACTTTTTTATTTGAGGAAGTAACTTTTAGACTTAATGCAGGAGACCGTGTTGGTTTGGTAGGAAAAAATGGAGCTGGGAAATCTACCATGCTTAAATTGCTATCAAAAGAAGTGGAGCCTGATACGGGAGTAATAGCTTCTGATAAAGAAGTTCGTATTGGATTTTTAAAACAAGATATTGATTTTGTTCAAGGAAGGACTGTTTTAGAAGAGGCCTATGAAGCATTTGAAGAAATAAGAATATTAGAGCGGAACATTAACGAGATTAATCATCAATTGGCATCACGAACGGACTATGAGAGTGAGGGCTATCATGATCTTATGGTTTCTCTAAATGATATAACTCATAGGTATGAAATATTAGGAGGTTATAACTATCAAGGAAATACAGAACGTGTACTGCAAGGATTAGGGTTTCAACGTGAAGATTTTCAAAAGCTTACAGACACCTTTTCTGGTGGATGGCGTATGAGGATTGAGCTGGCTAAGTTATTACTTCAAGATAATGATGTGCTATTGCTTGATGAGCCTACCAACCACCTAGATATTGAATCTATTATTTGGCTTGAACAATTTTTAAAAAATTATTCGGGTGTGGTAGTCATTGTGTCCCACGATAAAATGTTTTTAGATAATGTAACTAATCGCACCATTGAGATTTCGTTAGGGAAGATTTATGACTATAATAAACCATATTCGCAATACTTATTATTGAGAGAGGAATTGAGAGGACAACAATTGGCTGCTCAAAAGAACCAAGAAAAACAGATTCAGCAAACAGAGAGACTCATTGAAAAGTTTAGAGCCAAAGCCTCTAAAGCTTCAATGGCTCAATCCCTGATTAAAAAACTTGATAAGATTGATCGCATTGAGGTAGATGAGGATGATAACAGCGTAATGAGTATTCAGTTTCCTGTATCAATTCAACCTGGTAAGGTGGTAGTAGAAATTGAGAAGGCTTCAAAGAATTATGGAAGTAAACATGTACTTGAACATATTGATCTATTGATAGAAAGAGGCACTAAAACGGCTTTTGTTGGTCAAAATGGACAAGGGAAAACAACTCTTGCCAAAATGATTGTAGGAGAAATTCCCTTTGAGGGGCAAATTAAATTGGGACATAACGTCCAATTAGGATATTTTGCTCAAAATCAAGCGGATTATCTGGATGGAGAAATTAGTATTTTAGAAACCATGGTTAATGCTGCTAATGAGCGCAATAGGTCTAAAGTGCGAGATATTTTGGGATCATTTCTATTTAGAGGTGATGATGTAGAAAAAAAAGTTAAAGTTCTTTCGGGAGGTGAGCGGAATAGATTGGCATTGGCTAAATTGTTATTACAGCCCTTTAATGTGTTAGTAATGGATGAGCCTACGAACCATTTAGATATCAAATCTAAAAATGTTCTTAAACAGGCCTTACATAATTTTGAAGGGACCTTAATTCTGGTCTCCCACGATCGTGATTTTCTTCAAGGCCTTACCAATAAGGTGTATGAATTTAAGAATAAACAGATCAAGGAATATTTAGGGGATATTAATTTCTATCTTGAGGAACGGAATGTTCAGCATATGCGTGAAATTGAGATGAAGGATGAAATTTCTGTGGTCAAGGAGAAAACTGTTGGGAAAGACCAGCTCTCCTATGAACAACAGAAAAAACAAAAATCTTTACAGAATAAACTTAGTAAGGTAGAGTCACAAATAGCGACCCTTGAAAAGGAAATTGCGGAGATTGATGTAGAAATGGCTATTAATTACGAAGCCGTAATAGCTCAACCTAATTTCTTTGACACCTATCAAAAGAAAAAGGATACGTTAGAAGCTCTAATGTTTGATTGGGAATCGATACATGAGGAATTGGAAGGGTAG
- a CDS encoding TolC family protein, whose amino-acid sequence MKHTLYHIALLIIALLYSNEHHGQELLTIQEAVTIAMENNFDIKIASNSVAISEKNNSLANAGILPSINGTMTNNNTVVDIVQTQANGDERKLDGARNSNLSYGISLNWTIFDGLRMFARHDQLKELENLSQTELKRTILTKVSSVFSVYYDLVQQKQQLTALDSTIEISKQRLETAKNRYTIGKASKLEVLNAEVDLNTDITSHLRQLEIYNNTKVQLNELLAREVTTDFDVYTIITVAQNLNLKNLQTLAATQNPQLQSQLIQKRIQELQLKQVKANRLPLVQVNTGYNFSNSKSPFGFATQSESQGYNYGFSASLPIFNGFLQNKNEKIASLEVEKSELEVAQLTQLLQAQLASAYQTYLTNLELITLEAKNETIAKENLDITLEKFRIGTITTIEFRAAQLNYVNAKVRYSNAQYLAKLSEIALKELAGSLSLE is encoded by the coding sequence ATGAAACACACTTTATACCATATCGCTCTTTTAATTATTGCCTTATTGTATAGTAATGAACATCATGGCCAAGAATTATTGACAATTCAAGAAGCGGTTACTATTGCCATGGAAAACAATTTTGACATTAAAATTGCCTCCAATTCTGTTGCAATCAGTGAGAAAAACAATAGCCTAGCTAACGCCGGAATACTCCCCTCAATAAATGGAACCATGACTAATAATAATACTGTTGTAGACATTGTTCAAACCCAAGCAAACGGAGATGAACGAAAACTTGACGGTGCTAGGAACTCTAACTTAAGTTATGGGATAAGTTTAAACTGGACTATATTTGATGGCCTAAGAATGTTTGCTCGGCATGATCAACTAAAAGAATTAGAGAATCTTAGCCAGACGGAATTAAAAAGAACTATACTTACCAAAGTAAGTAGTGTCTTTTCTGTGTATTATGATTTAGTACAACAAAAACAACAACTTACTGCACTTGATAGTACTATTGAAATTTCTAAACAACGTCTTGAAACAGCCAAAAATAGATATACTATAGGGAAGGCTTCTAAATTGGAAGTTTTAAATGCTGAAGTAGACCTAAATACTGACATTACATCGCATCTTAGACAATTAGAAATTTACAACAATACTAAAGTACAATTAAACGAACTCCTTGCGCGTGAGGTTACCACTGACTTTGATGTTTATACAATTATAACGGTAGCCCAAAACTTGAACTTAAAAAATTTACAGACACTTGCAGCAACTCAAAATCCGCAATTACAATCACAACTCATTCAAAAACGTATACAAGAACTTCAATTAAAACAAGTCAAGGCCAATAGACTTCCGCTTGTTCAAGTCAATACAGGTTACAATTTTAGTAATTCTAAATCTCCCTTTGGTTTTGCCACTCAAAGTGAATCACAAGGATACAACTATGGGTTTTCAGCATCCCTGCCAATTTTCAATGGTTTTTTACAAAACAAAAATGAAAAGATTGCTTCCTTAGAAGTTGAAAAAAGTGAGCTAGAAGTGGCTCAATTAACACAGCTTTTACAAGCACAGTTAGCGAGTGCCTACCAAACCTATTTAACCAACCTCGAGTTAATTACTTTAGAAGCTAAAAATGAAACTATTGCCAAGGAGAATCTGGACATTACACTAGAAAAATTCAGAATCGGAACCATTACAACCATTGAATTTAGAGCTGCTCAACTCAACTATGTCAATGCCAAAGTACGCTATAGCAATGCACAATACTTAGCTAAATTATCAGAAATCGCATTAAAGGAATTGGCAGGAAGTCTCTCTCTTGAGTAA